TCCGGCGGCGTGGCGGCGATCGCTGCCGCGCACTTTCTGCTGCTGGCGGTGATGAACACGCCGCCGCAGGTGCTGGTAGGCGCCTTTAGCGCCGCGCTGCTGGGCGCGTGCATCGGCTTTGTGCGCTACAACTTCAATCCGGCCTCGATCTTCATGGGCGATACCGGCTCGCTGTTTCTCGGCTTCATCCTGGCGGCGCTGGCGATCAAGCTGCGCTTTCTGAGTAACACCTATGTCGTCACCTGGATGGTGCCGGTGGTGGTGCTGCTGGTGCCGATCTTCGACACCACCCTGGTCACGGTCTCACGCCTGCGCCGCGGGCGCAACCCGCTCACCACACCCGGCAAAGATCACCTCTCGCATCGCCTGGTGGCGCTGGGCTGCAGCCGCCGCGAGGCCGTGTTGATCATCTGGCTGGTGGCCAGCAGCGTGGGCATGCTGGCCACCTTTCTGACGCGCGCCGGTCTGGTCGAAGCCTACCTGGTTGGCGGCGCGCTGCTGGCGCTGTTTGCCTACGCCATCTGGTGGTTCGAGCGCCACGCGCCAGGCGGCGCGCCTG
This is a stretch of genomic DNA from Kallotenue papyrolyticum. It encodes these proteins:
- a CDS encoding glycosyltransferase family 4 protein encodes the protein MQQFLLIFIVALVFSVVGTPLARRLALASGVVDVPSARKVHREPTPLLGGAAIYLAFVLALLFFGGRQEIRQLVGILVGATLVSVVGVIDDVRGLRPLIKLLGQVIAAAILPLAGIRVQLLPIEALNLLLTLVWVVGITNALNLLDNMDGLSGGVAAIAAAHFLLLAVMNTPPQVLVGAFSAALLGACIGFVRYNFNPASIFMGDTGSLFLGFILAALAIKLRFLSNTYVVTWMVPVVVLLVPIFDTTLVTVSRLRRGRNPLTTPGKDHLSHRLVALGCSRREAVLIIWLVASSVGMLATFLTRAGLVEAYLVGGALLALFAYAIWWFERHAPGGAPGTPPADQRRS